A portion of the Carya illinoinensis cultivar Pawnee chromosome 11, C.illinoinensisPawnee_v1, whole genome shotgun sequence genome contains these proteins:
- the LOC122280433 gene encoding CASP-like protein 1F1, whose product MDGFEAKFPPKPALKTQKIVLGAQICLRILAIATALAATWVMLTSKQSKEIIGITFYARFSYSSNMKFFAFANAVACAFSVLSLLFVLFLCRPGPSSANYYYLFLHDLFMMSLVLAGCAAATAEGYIGRYGNGHAGWSPICDHFGKFCNKMTSSVILSYLCLCFLLVLTILSASKSRRVQVFN is encoded by the exons ATGGATGGCTTTGAAGCCAAGTTTCCACCGAAGCCAGCTCTCAAAACCCAAAAGATAGTCCTTGGAGCCCAGATTTGCTTGAGAATTTTGGCAATTGCGACTGCACTGGCAGCGACATGGGTGATGCTCACTAGCAAGCAATCGAAAGAGATCATCGGCATCACCTTTTATGCTCGATTTAGCTATTCTTCTAATATGAA GTTTTTTGCTTTTGCAAATGCTGTTGCATGTGCCTTCTCTGTGCTGTCCTTgctgtttgttttatttttatgtcgTCCAGGCCCAAGTTCTGCAAACTACTACTACTTGTTCTTACATGATTTG TTTATGATGTCGTTGGTTCTTGCTGGATGTGCGGCTGCAACAGCAGAGGGATACATCGGCAGGTATGGGAACGGCCATGCGGGTTGGTCTCCAATTTGTGATCACTTTGGCAAATTCTGTAACAAAATGACAAGTTCTGTGATACTTTCATACTTGTGTCTCTGTTTCTTACTCGTGCTTACAATCCTCTCGGCTAGTAAGTCCAGACGGGTTCAGGTTTTCAATTAG
- the LOC122280432 gene encoding uncharacterized protein LOC122280432 — MQLSNGDANLNGFDVVRSIRSMNQGTKMMETGVSGYCEDIASEMDGKGEDSEESRVALHCSRFDNHPYENTDREDYFPSNKSHVTENNSAHGPPKINENASGVLRYALHLRFLCSLPKKCSRSIQKCKSDSLHEQVTMNMDVEGGRRFYLYNDLRVVFPQRHMDADEGKLHVEYHFPSDPKYFNINN, encoded by the exons ATGCAGCTTAGCAATGGTGATGCTAACTTAAATGGGTTTGATGTTGTTCGTTCAATAAGATCGATGAACCAGGGGACGAAAATGATGGAAACTGGGGTTTCTGGTTATTGTGAGGATATTGCTTCTGAAATGGACGGCAAAGGAGAGGACTCAGAGGAGAGCAGAGTGGCCTTGCATTGTAGCAGGTTTGACAATCATCCGTATGAAAATACCGATAGGGAGGACTACTTTCCATCAAATAAAAGTCACGTAACTGAGAACAACTCTGCACATGGCCCTCCAAAGATAAATGAGAATGCTTCTGGAGTTCTGCGTTATGCTCTTCACCTTCGCTTTTTATGCTCTTTACCTAAGAAATGTTCAAGGTCAATCCAGAAGTGCAAATCTGATTCCTTACATGAACAAGTAACCATGAATATGGATGTGGAAGGAGGGCGGCGCTTCTACTTGTATAATGATTTAAGGGTGGTCTTTCCACAACGCCATATGGATGCTGATGAGGGCAAG TTACATgtggagtatcattttccttcaGATCCAAAATACTTCAACATCAACAACTAA